Proteins encoded together in one Drosophila albomicans strain 15112-1751.03 chromosome 2R, ASM965048v2, whole genome shotgun sequence window:
- the LOC117575432 gene encoding uncharacterized protein LOC117575432: MSQSFGEELLGNLSYERSKTWSSFFKNCLDKDDGNEFEFEELGELFQSEDEADNNDAIEEAKECEVKDDFNKSTQSLTNTELTLLLCHGDQSEILSQTVPIIEEHERKWKQAGLDRILNTFDADKIEEHVGGWLRRHKSSFANCSTGAPAATPAKPGEVYTSSRSNGSDGESMHSMDTARYIRDSRKRNISTKSSTSLTTIKMYRTLPCKRAELRAKYACQADDLLEEQQHRRHMQALSQRRIHYLRHRGHCHSFTSVTFNGQQRRKMFRKRRYTSFVAAAASSSSSSDECECRKRCCSYRIYRYHSECHCRGQDCLPAPWMRGSGNMWTKRKTSSPVPNKMCRLENEELEDDCLSSPTELTLRSPASIKKRRDVSAFSSQEQALQLRLPKSQSKRKMSEDYNSISENPINVSTKFEKSEQSQIRSLHTASSLNINQSAKATIFSPISQTDNEESDSSENLLSMSRRLQKRKQSTPEQTNSNSPNVNMTRRSRASTSQQIMVDLQSAGSGSSIDVRSRTKVKGKQLQRSLQVIEFDATTSSLPNQLQVMEAISSTRSSADKQENDSYEKKKSKQIPTQKEINSNSLNSSLHANADAAARNSKFRDLQSDSSEDSSYMRRRTKKRQNQSQRNSEIRDSNEAMSTKGSPATKQKSHISDNILNGSQRREEKGMDELTNTNSPIHANTDLLTRHPTPKIIALLSDSTEDSINVRIRRRKHSKSQQQVLDLDSEPQTAFVVTEKGILLHKPSSVGSETDMNSSENGYDKFVLTANILSPFIGRRKASRFMKYHIGTCTYDSRLHIYYRPSAKILANLKGTTILGDLDSSSCSESDDVFEMFGRYGSIVESNT, translated from the exons ATGTCGCAGTCTTTTGGCGAGGAATTATTAGGAAACTTGAGCTACGAACGCTCCAAAACATGGTCCAGTTTCTTCAAG AATTGTTTGGACAAAGATGATGgcaatgaatttgaatttgaagaaCTGGGTGAATTGTTTCAATCTGAAGATGAGGCCGACAACAATGACGCCATTGAAGAGGCTAAAGAGTGCGAAGTTAAAGACGATTTCAACAAATCCACTCAATCTTTAACAAACACAGAACTCACTTTGTTATTGTGCCACGGGGATCAAAGCGAGATTTTAAGCCAGACGGTGCCCATTATTGAGGAGCATGAACGCAAGTGGAAGCAGGCTGGCTTAGATCGCATACTCAATACCTTCGATGCGGATAAGATTGAGGAGCATGTAGGCGGCTGGCTGAGACGCCACAAGAGTTCCTTTGCCAACTGTAGCACAGGTGCACCAGCTGCGACACCAGCAAAACCAGGAGAAGTGTATaccagcagccgcagcaacggcagcgatGGCGAGTCTATGCATTCTATGGACACAGCTCGCTATATTCGCGATAGTCGTAAGCGCAATATTTCCACCAAAAGCAGCACTTCGCTGACCACTATCAAAATGTATCGCACGCTGCCATGCAAGCGCGCCGAGCTGCGTGCCAAGTACGCCTGTCAGGCGGATGATCTActcgaggagcagcagcatcgccGTCACATGCAAGCACTATCACAAAGAAGAATTCACTACTTAAGACATCGGGGGCATTGCCACAGTTTCACGAGCGTCACTTTCAATGGACAGCAGCGTCGTAAGATGTTTCGGAAACGACGCTACACAtcatttgttgctgcagctgcttcatCCTCATCATCTAGCGACGAATGTGAGTGCAGAAAACGCTGTTGCAGCTACCGCATCTACCGCTATCACAGCGAATGCCATTGCCGAGGACAAGACTGTTTACCAGCCCCATGGATGCGAGGCAGCGGCAATATGTGGACAAAGCGAAAGACGTCTTCCCCAGTGCCCAATAAAATGTGCAGACTGGAAAACGAAGAATTGGAAGACGATTGCCTTTCTAGTCCAACGGAGTTAACCCTTAGATCTCCTGCAAGTATTAAAAAACGGAGAGATGTCTCTGCGTTTTCTAGCCAAGAGCAGGCTCTACAATTACGTTTGCCTAAGAGCCAATCTAAGAGAAAAATGTCTGAGGACTACAATTCCATTTCGGAAAATCCCATTAATGTAAGCACAAAATTTGAGAAGAGTGAGCAGTCCCAAATACGCTCGCTGCACACTGCATCTTCTTTGAATATCAACCAGTCGGCGAAAGCAACAATCTTCTCACCAATATCTCAGACAGATAACGAAGAAAGCGATTCCTCTGAAAATTTGCTTAGTATGAGCCGGAGACTGCAGAAAAGGAAGCAATCTACACCTGAGCAAACTAACTCCAATTCGCCTAATGTTAACATGACAAGGAGATCTCGAGCATCGACATCGCAGCAAATCATGGTGGATTTGCAAAGTGCTGGCTCTGGGAGTTCCATTGATGTCAGGAGTAGAACGAAGGTGAAGGGAAAGCAGTTGCAAAGGAGCTTGCAAGTTATAGAGTTTGATGCTACTACATCTTCTTTACCAAACCAGCTGCAGGTTATGGAAGCGATATCCTCAACAAGATCTTCAGCAGATAAACAAGAAAATGACAGCTatgagaagaagaaaagtaaGCAAATTCCTACCCAGAAGGAAATTAACTCGAATTCCCTTAATAGTTCATTACATGCCAATGCTGACGCGGCAGCAAGAAATTCAAAGTTTCGTGATCTACAAAGTGACAGCTCTGAGGATTCCAGTTATATGCGTAGAAGAACAAAGAAGAGACAAAACCAGTCGCAACGGAACTCGGAAATTCGAGATTCTAATGAAGCGATGTCCACAAAAGGATCTCCAGCTACTAAACAAAAGAGTCATATCTCCGATAACATACTTAATGGGAGCCAAAGAAGGGAAGAGAAAGGAATGGACGAACTAACTAATACGAATAGTCCAATCCATGCCAATACTGACTTGTTAACAAGACATCCAACACCTAAAATCATAGCACTGCTAAGTGACAGCACTGAGGATTCCATTAATGTCCGCATAAGGCGCAGGAAACACTCCAAATCTCAGCAGCAAGTCCTTGACTTGGATTCGGAGCCACAAACTGCCTTTGTGGTAACTGAAAAGGGGATTCTGCTCCACAAACCATCATCCGTTGGATCTGAAACTGATATGAACTCGAGTGAAAACGGATATGATAAGTTTGTGCTCACGGCGAATATTCTAAGTCCCTTTATTGGAAGACGTAAGGCAAGCCGGTTTATGAAGTATCATATTGGCACATGTACTTATGACAGTCGTTTGCACATCTACTATCGACCATCTGCCAAGATATTAGCCAACTTAAAAGGCACTACCATCCTGGGAGATTTAGATTCCTCTAGTTGCAGTGAAAGCGATGACGTTTTTGAGATGTTCGGTCGATATGGAAGTATCGTAGAATCAAATACGTAA
- the LOC117574640 gene encoding uncharacterized protein LOC117574640, translating to MSRPHLVRVIFLVVLLSVGTQAKPLRGGKRSFGMGLLGGALMGGVVGHAVAKSSAKSAAPAAAPVAQVVENGVPDANGCYKQTIKEPVAGHRKLYTETVHLVCPNGLPPATPQHVVPAQAAPVGWNVPAASQPTPTLNYTHSVNATQTNGTQQHTVLLHPRPAAVPAAPAPAHPSGVTVVYAAPPATPIQHAVPAAPPRVVLLSKSIKKQRSAAASLNVSYGLLLLVVFYCLLRN from the exons ATGTCAAGACCTCATTTGGTAAgagttatatttttagtcgTGCTGCTTAGTGTTGGCACCCAAGCGAAGCCACTTCGTGGCGGAAAAAGATCCTTCG GCATGGGCTTGCTGGGAGGCGCATTGATGGGTGGCGTCGTTGGCCATGCGGTCGCCAAGAGTTCGGCCAAATCAGCAGCTCCAGCAGCTGCGCCAGTGGCTCAGGTGGTGGAGAATGGAGTGCCAGATGCAAATGGATGCTATAAGCAAACGATTAAAGAGCCTGTTGCGGGTCATCGTAAATTATACACCGAAACTGTTCATCTCGTCTGCCCCAATGGATTACCACCTGCAACTCCACAGCACGTGGTGCCAGCGCAAGCTGCTCCTGTGGGATGGAATGTTCCTGCAGCATCACAACCAACTCCAACTTTGAACTACACACACAGCGTCAATGCCACGCAAACGAATGGCACGCAGCAGCACACGGTCCTGTTACATCCTAGACCAGCTGCAGTTCCTGCAGCTCCGGCACCAGCGCATCCTTCTGGCGTAACCGTCGTGTACGCAGCACCTCCAGCAACACCTATTCAACATGCGGTGCCAGCCGCACCTCCTCGCGTTGTGCTGTTGTCCAAGTCAATTAAGAAACAGAGATCAGCGGCAGCTTCGCTGAACGTTTCATATGGACTTCTACTTCTCGTAGTGTTCTATTGTTTATTAAGAAACTGA
- the LOC117575492 gene encoding ATP-dependent DNA helicase 2 subunit 1, translated as MSSWNPDRDIELTDSEDDTEIKRDFNGREAILFVVDANLETERLMEALKIIRGAFISGMLVNDKDLMGLMFSNTKHSPPPHEAQCLDNIVVPANCAVFLPLRQLTKSIVEHYLEFMGTAEESFSSDYGIAEPDGRGNFAYMIRLCIELLEKCGKKLNNAKIVYMTDIEEPHLPSSMEFQAALQKANDLEGKEFEFQVIPMHDDFDYEPFYKEFITLSRAIEIDAFRVPDAQLQREILEDRKLRQDFLRRCLGHFTFSLGPNLKISAQFYNYFQRRSYPHKVHIMRRDNSVVKKKRMIMVRKEDGETQQITHEYQIKTTGGWYECKVGDETLRVTTEQLNRVRNLHPPGMMLLGFKHRSALPTHFYSKPCSFMYPDDQSIVGSKRLFCALWQRCLHREKIAICLFLSKRKSVPRYVALVPVEAAQPDDKNYRSLLSGDGFKIVYLPEARDIRDIDMCDWNNIENTAAKENVELFQKVIKKLTVDYQPNLINDPNLEVLQSNLLALALNIKSDEDNLSQLPDPAVQNKRIEKFIPDYNSMFGPEIETAKKRAAKTEADGASAPKVAKISEDQIKSYDVVEQLIKDKRLNGCTVAQLRFILDTHFGEKPAKSATKAVLVSRIEELSVD; from the exons ATGAGCAGTTGGAATCCAGATCGTGATATTGAGTTGACTGATTCAGAGGATGACACCGAAATAAAGCGTGATTTCAATGGGCGTGAGGCGATTCTCTTTGTTGTCGACGCCAACCTGGAG ACAGAGAGGCTGATGGAGGCACTCAAAATTATACGCGGAGCCTTCATCTCAGGCATGCTGGTGAACGACAAAGATCTGATGGGTCTAATGTTTTCCAACACCAAGCACAGTCCGCCACCCCACGAGGCACAGTGTCTGGACAACATTGTTGTGCCAGCGAATTGTGCCGTCTTTCTTCCACTGCGGCAACTGACCAAATCGATTGTAGAGCACTATTTGGAATTTATGGGCACAGCGGAGGAGTCCTTTTCCAGCGATTATGGCATAGCTGAACCCGATGGCCGTGGCAACTTTGCGTACATGATTCGACTGTGTATTGAGCTGCTGGAAAAGTGTGGCAAGAAATTGAACAATGCTAAGATTGTGTATATGACAGATATCGAGGAACCCCATTTGCCCTCCAGCATGGAATTCCAGGCTGCTCTGCAGAAGGCCAACGATCTGGAGGGCAAGGAATTCGAATTCCAGGTCATTCCAATGCATGATGACTTCGATTACGAGCCGTTCTACAAAGAGTTCATAACTCTGTCGCGAG CTATTGAAATAGATGCGTTCAGAGTTCCGGATGCGCAACTACAGCGCGAAATTCTGGAGGATCGTAAGCTGCGACAAGACTTTCTGCGTCGTTGTCTGGGACATTTCACATTCTCACTGGGCCCAAATCTCAAGATATCCGCCCAGTTCTACAATTACTTTCAGCGTCGATCCTATCCGCACAAGGTGCATATAATGCGACGTGACAATAGCGTGGTGAAAAAGAAGCGCATGATAATGGTGCGAAAGGAGGATGGCGAGACGCAGCAGATAACTCATGAGTATCAGATTAAAACGACGGGTGGTTGGTACGAGTGCAAAGTGGGTGATGAGACGCTGCGTGTGACGACAGAGCAATTGAATCGCGTGCGCAATTTGCACCCGCCTGGAATGATGTTGCTGGGATTCAAGCATCGCTCGGCATTGCCTACACATTTCTATAGTAAGCCCTGCAGCTTTATGTATCCTGATGATCAGAGCATCGTTGGATCAAAGCGTCTCTTCTGTGCGCTCTGGCAGCGCTGTTTGCACCGCGAGAAAATCGCCATTTGCCTGTTCCTATCGAAGCGCAAGTCTGTGCCTCGCTATGTGGCTTTAGTGCCCGTGGAAGCTGCTCAGCCAGATGACAAGAACTATCGCTCGCTGCTCTCAGGCGATGGCTTTAAGATTGTCTATTTGCCGGAGGCAAGGGACATTCGAGACATCGATATGTGCGATTggaataatattgaaaatacgGCCGCAAAAGAGAATGTTGAACTCTTTCAGAAGGTCATCAAGAAACTGACGGTCGACTATCAGCCAAATCTGATCAATGATCCCAATCTTGAGGTGCTGCAATCCAATTTACTTGCACTCGCCTTGAACATTAAATCTGATGAGGACAATCTTAGCCAGCTGCCAGATCCTGCTGTACAGAATAAACGCATTGAAAAATTTATTCCCGACTATAATAGCATGTTTGGTCCCGAAATTGAAACGGCTAAGAAGCGAGCAGCCAAAACCGAGGCTGATGGGGCCAGCGCTCCAAAGGTGGCCAAAATCAGTGAGGATCAAATTAAATCGTATGATGTTGTCGAACAACTTATCAAGGATAAGCGCCTTAACGGTTGTACAGTCGCTCAACTGCGTTTCATATTGGATACTCATTTTGGGGAAAAGCCTGCGAAATCTGCAACGAAAGCTGTGCTCGTATCACGCATCGAGGAGTTGAGTGTGGACTAA
- the LOC117574763 gene encoding uncharacterized protein LOC117574763 encodes MDDIRNRDMKDLINFLFFLLNRQNFHLHQIRNEEKRFRKAVDCYATTHTKLSHVCQIRDFQLLLAENSRQMKIHHEKLQKFLDLNGDLKDTPLYQKATEVLKETLHTM; translated from the coding sequence ATGGATGATATACGCAATCGGGATATGAAGGACCTGATTAATTTCTTGTTCTTTCTATTGAATCGTCAAAACTTTCATCTGCATCAGATCCGCAACGAGGAGAAACGTTTTCGCAAGGCCGTTGACTGTTATGCCACAACTCACACGAAGTTGAGCCACGTTTGCCAAATTCGGGACTTTCAATTGCTGCTAGCAGAGAATTCTCGACAGATGAAGATCCACCATGAAAAACTACAAAAGTTCCTCGACTTGAATGGGGATCTTAAGGATACTCCATTGTATCAAAAGGCTACGGAAGTTTTAAAGGAGACGCTCCACACAATGTAG